The following is a genomic window from Desulfuromonas acetoxidans DSM 684.
TTATGAACCAGAAAAATATTCGCAATTTTTCCATCATTGCCCATATTGACCATGGCAAATCAACGCTGGCAGACCGTCTTCTTGAGGATACCGGCACCGTCAGTGATCGGGAAAAAACCGATCAGTTTCTTGACAAGATGGACCTGGAGCGTGAGCGGGGCATCACCATTAAGGCTCAGGCTGTATGTCTGAAGTATCGTGCAGACAATGGTGAGGACTATACTCTCAACCTGATCGACACGCCGGGACACGTTGACTTCAGTTATGAAGTCAGTCGTTCTTTAACTGCTTGTGAAGGTGCCCTGCTGGTGGTTGATGCCTCACAGGGTGTTGAGGCTCAGACTCTGGCGAATGTTTACCTGGCTTTGGATGAAGACCTGGAGATTTTTCCTGTCCTTAATAAGGTGGATCTTCCTGGTGCCGAACCCGAACGGGTTAAAGAAGAGATTGAAGACATCATCGGTCTCGACACCAGCGACGCCATTGTTGCCAGCGCCAAAGAGGGTATTGGCATTCATGATATTCTGGAGCGGGTGGTTCAGCAGGTACCTGCGCCTCAAGGCGATGTTGATGCGCCGTTGAAGGCGCTGATTTTTGATTCCTGGTATGACTCGTATCAGGGTGTTGTCGTCATGGTGCGGATTGTTGATGGTGAGATCAAAAAGGGAGATAAGATCTACCTGATGGCCAGTAAGGGCAGCTATGAAGTGCTCAAGGTCGGGGTGTTCTCTCCGGGAGCCGTTCCCCAGAGTTCCCTTAAAGCCGGTGAGGTCGGGTTTGTCGTTGCCGGAATTAAAGTAGTTCAGGATGCTAAGGTTGGCGACACGATTACCCACTTTCACAAGCGTGCCGATAATGCGTTGCCGGGCTTCCAGGAAGTCAAGCCGATGGTTTTTTCCGGGCTTTATCCCATTGATACCAGCGAGTACGACTTGCTGCGCGATGCTCTGGAAAAGTTGCAACTCAACGACGCATCGATCAGTTATGAGCCGGAAAATTCTGTAGCGCTGGGCTTTGGTTTCCGTTGTGGTTTTCTCGGACTGCTGCATATGGAGATCATTCAGGAACGCCTTGAACGTGAGTTTAATATTGACCTGATCACCACCGCACCGACCGTTGTCTACCAAGTGACGACAGTTAAAAACGAATTGATTCATGTCGACAGTGCTAACAAGCTGCCCGAAGTGCAATATATTGATAGAATCGAAGAGCCGTTCATTCTGGCTTCGATTCATGTGCCGAATGAATTTGTCGGATCGATTCTGGCTCTGTGCGAAGAAAAACGCGGTATTCAGCGTGAGATCAAATATCTGACGGAAACCCGTGTCATGATTGTCTACGAGCTGCCGCTCAATGAGATTGTCATGGATTTCTACGATCGGCTCAAGTCGATCAGCCGCGGTTATGCGTCGTTGGATTATGAGCCGTTGGATTACCGGCCCAGCAAGTTGGTACGGATGAATGTGATGATTAATGGGGATACTGTGGATGCACTGTCATTGATCGTTCACCAGGACAAGGCTCAGGCGCGTGGACGAGAGCTGGTCTCCAAAATGAAGGAATTTATTCCCCGTCAGCAATATGTTGTGGCCATTCAGGCGGCGGTCGGCGGTAAGATTATCGCCCGTGAAACGGTCAAGGCGTTGCGTAAGGATGTGACGGCCAAATGTTATGGTGGCGACATCTCCCGTAAACGAAAATTGCTTGAAAAGCAAAAAGAGGGCAAGAAGCGCATGAAGCAGGTCGGCAGTGTTGAATTGCCGCAGGAGGCCTTTCTGGCCATACTTAAAGTTAAAGAGTAGGAAATATGACGAAATTGCCTGAATTTAAAGAGGAAATAAAGCAGAATAAAACCTGGTATCGCGAATATGGTGAAGCTCTGCTCGTTGCGGCAATCCTGGCTTTGATCATCCGCACATTTGTCGTTCAGGCGTTCAAAATCCCCTCCGGCTCCATGGAAGATACGTTGTTGATCGGTGATCATCTGCTGGTGTGCAAATTTATTTATGGCACTGAGATCCCTTTCACCGACAAAGTCGTTCTGCCGCTGACAGACCCGCAGCGCGGCGATGTGATTGTCTTTGAATTTCCCGGTGATCTGGAAAAGCCGTGGCTGGAACGGCGTGATTTTATCAAGCGCATTGTCGGCACACCCGGTGATACCGTTGAAGTGCGTAACAAGCGTGTTTATGTCAACGGTGAGGTGTACGATCTTCCCCAGGAGGTGCATAAGGAATCATCGTTGATTCTTCCCGGCACCCGTGTTTCCCCCGAAGATCGGCGTGATTTCATGCCCAAACTGGTGGTTCCTCCCGGCCAATATTTTGTCATGGGGGATAATCGTGATCGTTCTTATGACAGCCGCTTTTGGGGCTTCGTCGATCGCGACCTGATTAAGGGCAAAGCGTTCATCAAGTATTGGTCGTGGGACGGTGAAGAACACTGGCCACGATTCAACCGTATCGGTCGCCTGATTGATTAAATCTACCCGGATGCCGAAGTGTTTCTCTGCTTCGGCATCCGTCGTTCTATCTGCGTTGCTTTCTCTCCAATTCTATTGAGGTTCCCATGGCTACACCCACGCCAATGATGCGCCAATATCTCGAAATCAAAAGTCAATATCCTGATGCGATCCTGTTTTTCCGCCTCGGTGACTTTTATGAAATGTTTCTGGATGATGCCGTCACAGCTGCGCGGATTCTCGATATCACGTTAACATCACGCAACAAAAACTCTGACGACGAGGTGCCGCTGTGTGGTGTGCCGTACCACAGTGCACAACCGTATATTGCCAAACTGGTTGCCAGTGGCCATAAAGTTGCGGTATGCGAGCAGGTGGAAGACCCAAAGTCGGTCAAAGGGATTGTTAAACGAGATGTGGTGCGAGTGGTCACGCCGGGAATGGTTCTCGAAAGTGACATGTTGACGCCGGATGAGAACAATTTTCTCATGGTTCTGGCGCATTGCGACAGTGCTTACGGTGTTGCTATCGTCGATATTTCAACGGGGGAATTTCGCGTTACCTCGGTTGAGTCGCCTGCCGATTTGGGTCGTGAAATCGACGGCAATCAGCCGCGTGAGATTGTGTTGTGCGAATGCGATGAAGAGGTGTTGCGGGATCAGTTGGCCGGACATTTTCAGGAGCGGATGGTCAACGTGTTGCCGGAATGGGTCTTTGAAGGCGAAGACGCTCAGCAACGTCTTTACCGGTTCTTTCAGTGTGACAGCCTCGATGCGTTTGGCTGCCAACAGTTACCGGCGGCGATTTGTGCCGCAGGGGCAGCACTGTATTATGTGGAGGAAACCCAGAAAAACACTGTGGAGCATATCCGCACCCTGAAAACCTATCATGTTCAGGACTTTATGGTTCTGGATGAAGCGACCCGACGCAATCTCGAACTGACGGCCACCCTTATTGATGGTAAGCGCCAGGGCTCACTGTTGGGCGCGTTGGATCGCACCGTGACCGCTATGGGCGGCCGCAAGCTGCGCCAGTGGATTAATCAGCCTCTGATCGATTGTCAAGCCATTGTTCAACGCCATGAACTGGTCAGTGAACTGGTTGATGCACCGCTGTTGCGTGACGAACTCGGCCAGTGTCTTGATGATGTGTATGATCTTGAACGGCTCAGTGCGCGCATTTCCATGGCCAGTGCCAATGCCAAAGATCTGGTCGCCTTGCGCCATTCTCTGGAGCAGTTACCGGCAATTATTGCCCAGGCCTCTGAGTTGCAATCAACCATGGGTACCACCTTGGCTGGTGAGATCGACCCTCTGGATGATGTTTTACGTCTAATCTCTGCGTCAATTGCTGATAATCCGCCGTTTGTGCTGCGCGAAGGCGGCCTGATTCGTGATGGTTATCATGAGGAACTTGATGAATTGCGCCTGATCAGCCGTGAGGGAAAAAGCTGGATCATTGGTTTGGAGAAAAAGGAGCGCGAGCAGACCGGAATCAATACGTTAAAGGTTCGTTTCAATAAGGTGTTCGGTTATTACATCGATGTGCCGAAAACCCAGATTAGCAAGGTTCCCGAGTCGTATGAGCGCAAACAGACTCTGGCGAATTCCGAGCGTTATTTCACCCCAGAGCTCAAAGAGTACGAAGATAAGGTCCTTGGTGCCGAAGAACGTTTGGTTGCCCTTGAATACGAGCTGTTTCAGCAGATACGCAGCCAGGTTGCTGCGCAGGGAGCGCGCATTCAGCAAACTGCGGAAGCGTTGGCCCAGTTAGACGTGATGGTGTGTTTTGCTGCGGTGGCGCATGAGCGCAACTATGTGCAACCGGTGATGGATCAGGGAACGGCTCTGACTATTGAAGAGGGACGTCATCCGGTCATTGAGAGCATGAACCTGGGTGAGCGTTTTATCCCCAATGATGTGCAGCTTGATACCGAAACTGATCAATTATTGATCATTACCGGACCGAACATGGCGGGTAAATCAACCTTTATGCGTCAGGTCGCTTTGATCACTCTGATGGCCCAGGTTGGGAGTCTGGTGCCGGCTAAGTCTGCCCATATCGGTGTCGTTGACCGCATTTTTACCCGGGTTGGAGCCAGTGACAACCTGGCGCGCGGGCAGTCGACCTTTATGGTGGAGATGAGCGAGACCGCAAACATTCTTAACCATGCAACGTCGCGCAGTCTGATCATTCTCGATGAGATTGGTCGTGGCACGTCAACCTTTGATGGTGTCAGTATTGCCTGGGCGGTGGCCGAATATTTGCATGACAACGATCAGGTTGCTGCAAAAACCTTGTTTGCCACCCACTATCATGAACTGACTGATCTGGCATTAACACGCGAACGGATCGCTAATTTCAATATTGCGGTGCGTGAATGGAATGACCAGATCGTCTTTTTGCGTAAAATTGTTGCTGGTGGGGCCAGTCATTCCTACGGCATCCAGGTGGCACGGCTGGCCGGTCTGCCTGATGCGGTGATCGGCCGGGCCAAAGAAGTTCTGGCGAACCTTGAAGGTGGCGAGTTCTCGACTCAGGGGGAGCCGCGTCTGGCGCGGAGCCGGCAGCAACCACACCAGGTGAAGAGCCCACAGATGTCGCTGTTTAATGCGGATGATGACCCGGTACGCCAGCAACTGCAGAAGGTGGATGTGAATACACTCAGTCCACTTGAGGCGTTGAATCTGCTTGATGAACTGAAAAAACTGCTTTAGTGGTCTTCCAAAACAACCGAAAGAACAACTACGGCCAATCATCGTTGCCGTTATAAGCTGTCTTTGCGCAGACCAACAGGGGTTAACCAGTGCTGAGATTGAATCGTATATTTCTGATTCTGTTGTTTGTCTTCTTCGCTGTATCATCAGTGAGCCAGGCCAGTGTTCTGCAGGATTACCGGGATGCGCGTTATGCGTATCAACAGTTGCTCCGGGCACCGCAAAAGCAGCAGTATCGCCATCATTGGGATAAAGTTTTCACCCAGCTTCAACACTTTGTTGATCAGCATCCTGACCACGAAAAAGCTCCCGGAGCGTATTACCTTCTGGGCCAATCCCACGAGAAACTCTATGAAATATCACGGGTCAAAAAAGATGCTCGTGCTGCAGTGGATTACTACCAGAGTCTGGCTCGTCGTTATCCTTCAAGCTCTTTGGCGGATGATGCGTTGCTCTTCAGTGCCCGTCTGCAATGTGAAGTGCTCGGTGCCGAGCAAGCGGCGCGTAACGACTGCCAGGTGATTCTGCAACGTTATCCTTCCGGAGATATGCATAAGAGGGCCAGGGAGTTGTTGGCCACATTACCACCGTCCACAACACCTGTACCTGTGAAGGTCACGACATCTCAACCAGTGGTTTCTCCAGGGCCTCATGTGGTTTCCGCCATTCGCCATTGGCAGGATGCAGATCATACCCGGCTGGTTCTCGACCTTGATGGTATTCCGGTTTATCGTGTCAATACTCTGCCTCCGAGTCAAAAAGACAACACTTCTGCACGGTTATATATCGATCTTTTTAAAACGAATCGCGTTCCTACTCTATCGTCCAACCAAAAAATTGGTGGGACTCTGGTAAAAAGTATTCGCGTTGGTGAAACCGAAGAACGCACGCGCATCGTTTTCGACCTGGCGCAGTTGACCCGCTACAAAGTGATCACTCTTGCTGGGCCACCACGCATTGTAATCGATTTGGCGAACCATGTCGGAGCAACATTGAAAGAGGACGTGCCGCAACTTGAAACTTCGACTGATGCGGTTAAGGGTGACTCGGGTTCCGATCAGATTTCCCAGGTGTTGCAGCGGGTGCCTGCGGATGAAACCCCACAAATTCATCTGCCGGATGTGGCGGCTAAAACACATGGCAAACTGCGGATTGTGGTAGATGCCGGTCATGGCGGCAAAGACCCCGGTGCGATTGGACCGGGCAAACTGTATGAAAAGGATGTCGTGCTGAAATTGGCCAAAACGCTTGCGCAACGGCTTGAATCATCCTTTCATTGCGAGGTGTTGTTAACTCGTGATCGGGATATTTATATCCCGCTTCTGGAACGGACTGCGTATGCCAATGAAGTCGATGCGGATCTGTTCATCTCTATCCATGCCAATGCCAGCGTTAACAAAAAGGCCTATGGCATCGAAACGTTTTATCTGAATTTTTCTAAGACCGATAAGGCCATGGCGGTTGCCGCTCGTGAAAACGGGATGAGTTTGCAGGAGGTCGGTGATCTTGAACTGATCCTGTTTGATATGATGGCCAACTCAAAAATTAATGAATCCAGCCGTTTAGCAGCAGAGATACAGTCGTCTCTGGTGGGACAGTTGAGTCGTAAGTACTCGAATGTCAAAGACCTTGGCGTGCGTCAGGGCCCGTTCCATGTGCTTCTGGGGGCAACGATGCCTTCGGTTCTGGTTGAAGTGGCGTTCATTAGTCATTCACGCGAAGCCAAACGATTGAACAGCCGAACCTATCGTGAACGGTCGGCTGAGGCTATCGTTCATGGCGTGCGTCAGTATTTGCAATCACAGAACCTCCTTGCGAAACGAGCCAGTGACTCATGATTACCATTGACAACAGTTCTTTATTAGCGTTCAGCGACAACATTGACCAACCGGACTTTGACCGATTTCGCCCTGAGTTTCTTAAAGCGTGTATTGAATATCGCGATGTTCATCAGGAGCTGATCAAGCATTATCACCGGACCGGAGGCAGTGGTCGCCAGGTGGTTGAAAAAATTACCTTGATGACCGACCTGATGCTGGAAGGGATTTTCCGCTTTGCCATTCAGGATCTTGACATTAAGCAACCGTGCACCCTGATCGCGTTAGGTGGTTATGGGCGCTCGGAAATGAATCCGTTGTCCGATATTGATCTGATGTTCTTTTGTCAGGACCCGGAAACACCCTATATGCTGCAACTCTCTGAGAGAATGTTGTATCTGTTGTGGGATCTTGCCTTTGATGTCGGTCACTGTGTGCGCAATGAGAAACAGTGTATTGATATTGCCGCAGATGATTTGACCGCGTGTACGGCATTGCTTGATTCGCGCTATTTGTGCGGCGATGAAGAGTTGTTTGCGCATTATGAAAAGAAAGTTTTGCCGGCGGTTATGGGGCGCAACAGTCGCTCTTTTATTCGTGAAAAAATGGCTGAGCACGACAAGCGTATCAAAAAATACGGTTCATCCGTTTATCTTCTTGAACCGAATATTAAAGAGGGAGAGGGCGGTCTGCGCGACCTGCACACAGCCTTGTGGGTTTCAAAGATCAAATATAAGGTCTATACCCTGCGTGGCTTGGTAATCAAGGGGGTCATGAGTGAGGCCGAAGAAGAAAAATTTCTCGAGGCACTCGATTATCTATGGCGGATTCGTACTGAATTGCATTACTTGTCGTCACGTAAAAACGACCAGCTTCATTTTGAACAGCAGGAACAGATTGCGTTATTCCTCGGCTATCGGGACAGCAAGCGCGCTCTGGCCGTCGAACAGTTCATGCAGGATTATTATGCTCAGGCGACTCGTGTCGAACACCTGGCTTCGACAATGATTTCACGAGCATCGGATCATGATAGGGAAGAGTCGCGGATCCTCGGCTACTTGCGACGTCGCAATGTCGATGATGGATTCTATGCATTACGCGGTGAGCTCAATGTGACGGAAGATGATTTGTTCGTCAATCAACCCGAACTGATGATGAAGGCCTTCTGGCTGGCTCAGCGTCAGGAATTGAAGCTGAGCTTGAAGTTGAAAACATTGATTCGTGAGAGTCTGCACCTGATCAATGATCGTCTGCGCCGCTCACGGGCCATGAGCTCAATGTTTCTCGACATTCTGCGTTATAAGCGTGGTATCTACGAAATTCTGTCCCAGATGCATCACCTGCTGTTTCTCAACCAGTTCATTCCCGAGTTTAAGCGGATCTACTGTCGAGTGCAGCATGATGCCTACCATATTTACACCGTGGATACCCATACCCTGTTCGCTATCCGTGAAGTTGAGAAGCTGTGGCGAGGTAAATACACGGAAAAAAAACCGCTGTTGACTCGGGTTGCCGATGAGGTGGAAAAGCCGGAGTTGTTGATTCTCTCTGTCATGCTGCATGATATCGGCAAAGGCGAAGGGCAGAAGCACAGCGAAAAGGGCGCTGCAATGATTCCGACCATTGCCCGCCGTCTGGGACTGAACAAGGAAGACAGTCTGCGTTTGCAGTTCTTGGTGATGGAACACCTGCAAATGGCTCACATCTCCCAGCGACGTGATTTACACGACGAACGGATGATTGCCCAGTTTGCCCAGACCATGGAGATGAGTGAAAACCTCAAGATGCTCTACATCCTGACCTTTGCTGACATTAAAGCGGTTGGCCCGGATGTCTGGTCAGAATGGAAAGGGTTTTTGCTTCAAGAGTTGTACGAAAAAACCTACGATGTTATTGAACGGGGTGATTTTTACAAAGAGAAACGTTCTGAGAAGATCCGCAATCGCAAACGCAAAGTGGTTGAATTGCTCAAAGATGAATTTGATCCACGCGCGCTCAAGGAGTGTTTGCGCAATTTCTCAACGCGCTATTTGATGACTTATCGCTCCCTCCAGATTGCCGAGCATGTGCGTCTGATTTTGAGCCGTGGTGATGATCCTTTGGCCATGAGTGTTGTTTATAATCGGGAGAGCAGCTACACCGAGGTGATTCTGGTCACTGTTGATATCGCCGGCTTGTTCAGTAAAATCAGCGGGGTCATGGCTGCTAATGGTGTTAATATCCTTGGT
Proteins encoded in this region:
- the lepA gene encoding translation elongation factor 4 yields the protein MNQKNIRNFSIIAHIDHGKSTLADRLLEDTGTVSDREKTDQFLDKMDLERERGITIKAQAVCLKYRADNGEDYTLNLIDTPGHVDFSYEVSRSLTACEGALLVVDASQGVEAQTLANVYLALDEDLEIFPVLNKVDLPGAEPERVKEEIEDIIGLDTSDAIVASAKEGIGIHDILERVVQQVPAPQGDVDAPLKALIFDSWYDSYQGVVVMVRIVDGEIKKGDKIYLMASKGSYEVLKVGVFSPGAVPQSSLKAGEVGFVVAGIKVVQDAKVGDTITHFHKRADNALPGFQEVKPMVFSGLYPIDTSEYDLLRDALEKLQLNDASISYEPENSVALGFGFRCGFLGLLHMEIIQERLEREFNIDLITTAPTVVYQVTTVKNELIHVDSANKLPEVQYIDRIEEPFILASIHVPNEFVGSILALCEEKRGIQREIKYLTETRVMIVYELPLNEIVMDFYDRLKSISRGYASLDYEPLDYRPSKLVRMNVMINGDTVDALSLIVHQDKAQARGRELVSKMKEFIPRQQYVVAIQAAVGGKIIARETVKALRKDVTAKCYGGDISRKRKLLEKQKEGKKRMKQVGSVELPQEAFLAILKVKE
- the lepB gene encoding signal peptidase I, which encodes MTKLPEFKEEIKQNKTWYREYGEALLVAAILALIIRTFVVQAFKIPSGSMEDTLLIGDHLLVCKFIYGTEIPFTDKVVLPLTDPQRGDVIVFEFPGDLEKPWLERRDFIKRIVGTPGDTVEVRNKRVYVNGEVYDLPQEVHKESSLILPGTRVSPEDRRDFMPKLVVPPGQYFVMGDNRDRSYDSRFWGFVDRDLIKGKAFIKYWSWDGEEHWPRFNRIGRLID
- the mutS gene encoding DNA mismatch repair protein MutS, whose translation is MATPTPMMRQYLEIKSQYPDAILFFRLGDFYEMFLDDAVTAARILDITLTSRNKNSDDEVPLCGVPYHSAQPYIAKLVASGHKVAVCEQVEDPKSVKGIVKRDVVRVVTPGMVLESDMLTPDENNFLMVLAHCDSAYGVAIVDISTGEFRVTSVESPADLGREIDGNQPREIVLCECDEEVLRDQLAGHFQERMVNVLPEWVFEGEDAQQRLYRFFQCDSLDAFGCQQLPAAICAAGAALYYVEETQKNTVEHIRTLKTYHVQDFMVLDEATRRNLELTATLIDGKRQGSLLGALDRTVTAMGGRKLRQWINQPLIDCQAIVQRHELVSELVDAPLLRDELGQCLDDVYDLERLSARISMASANAKDLVALRHSLEQLPAIIAQASELQSTMGTTLAGEIDPLDDVLRLISASIADNPPFVLREGGLIRDGYHEELDELRLISREGKSWIIGLEKKEREQTGINTLKVRFNKVFGYYIDVPKTQISKVPESYERKQTLANSERYFTPELKEYEDKVLGAEERLVALEYELFQQIRSQVAAQGARIQQTAEALAQLDVMVCFAAVAHERNYVQPVMDQGTALTIEEGRHPVIESMNLGERFIPNDVQLDTETDQLLIITGPNMAGKSTFMRQVALITLMAQVGSLVPAKSAHIGVVDRIFTRVGASDNLARGQSTFMVEMSETANILNHATSRSLIILDEIGRGTSTFDGVSIAWAVAEYLHDNDQVAAKTLFATHYHELTDLALTRERIANFNIAVREWNDQIVFLRKIVAGGASHSYGIQVARLAGLPDAVIGRAKEVLANLEGGEFSTQGEPRLARSRQQPHQVKSPQMSLFNADDDPVRQQLQKVDVNTLSPLEALNLLDELKKLL
- a CDS encoding N-acetylmuramoyl-L-alanine amidase; amino-acid sequence: MLRLNRIFLILLFVFFAVSSVSQASVLQDYRDARYAYQQLLRAPQKQQYRHHWDKVFTQLQHFVDQHPDHEKAPGAYYLLGQSHEKLYEISRVKKDARAAVDYYQSLARRYPSSSLADDALLFSARLQCEVLGAEQAARNDCQVILQRYPSGDMHKRARELLATLPPSTTPVPVKVTTSQPVVSPGPHVVSAIRHWQDADHTRLVLDLDGIPVYRVNTLPPSQKDNTSARLYIDLFKTNRVPTLSSNQKIGGTLVKSIRVGETEERTRIVFDLAQLTRYKVITLAGPPRIVIDLANHVGATLKEDVPQLETSTDAVKGDSGSDQISQVLQRVPADETPQIHLPDVAAKTHGKLRIVVDAGHGGKDPGAIGPGKLYEKDVVLKLAKTLAQRLESSFHCEVLLTRDRDIYIPLLERTAYANEVDADLFISIHANASVNKKAYGIETFYLNFSKTDKAMAVAARENGMSLQEVGDLELILFDMMANSKINESSRLAAEIQSSLVGQLSRKYSNVKDLGVRQGPFHVLLGATMPSVLVEVAFISHSREAKRLNSRTYRERSAEAIVHGVRQYLQSQNLLAKRASDS
- the glnD gene encoding [protein-PII] uridylyltransferase, giving the protein MITIDNSSLLAFSDNIDQPDFDRFRPEFLKACIEYRDVHQELIKHYHRTGGSGRQVVEKITLMTDLMLEGIFRFAIQDLDIKQPCTLIALGGYGRSEMNPLSDIDLMFFCQDPETPYMLQLSERMLYLLWDLAFDVGHCVRNEKQCIDIAADDLTACTALLDSRYLCGDEELFAHYEKKVLPAVMGRNSRSFIREKMAEHDKRIKKYGSSVYLLEPNIKEGEGGLRDLHTALWVSKIKYKVYTLRGLVIKGVMSEAEEEKFLEALDYLWRIRTELHYLSSRKNDQLHFEQQEQIALFLGYRDSKRALAVEQFMQDYYAQATRVEHLASTMISRASDHDREESRILGYLRRRNVDDGFYALRGELNVTEDDLFVNQPELMMKAFWLAQRQELKLSLKLKTLIRESLHLINDRLRRSRAMSSMFLDILRYKRGIYEILSQMHHLLFLNQFIPEFKRIYCRVQHDAYHIYTVDTHTLFAIREVEKLWRGKYTEKKPLLTRVADEVEKPELLILSVMLHDIGKGEGQKHSEKGAAMIPTIARRLGLNKEDSLRLQFLVMEHLQMAHISQRRDLHDERMIAQFAQTMEMSENLKMLYILTFADIKAVGPDVWSEWKGFLLQELYEKTYDVIERGDFYKEKRSEKIRNRKRKVVELLKDEFDPRALKECLRNFSTRYLMTYRSLQIAEHVRLILSRGDDPLAMSVVYNRESSYTEVILVTVDIAGLFSKISGVMAANGVNILGAQIFTQKSGIAVDILQVGRDGNIYDDDRKWATIEKDLIWFLQGRGDVDEQVEKRKSSILDLSRQVPTIPPRVDIDNEVSDEYTVVDVTTMDRVGLLYQIANSLKKIGIYIGVSKISTKGDRAGDTFYVQDIFGHKIVQPEKLDELRETLIKDLSS